The following nucleotide sequence is from Coffea eugenioides isolate CCC68of chromosome 10, Ceug_1.0, whole genome shotgun sequence.
aaggctATTCGACAGAAAAGAAGGGGAAGGGAATTCTGGGTaaatgaagaaagaaggaagTTCAATAAGTAATagggtaaacaacaaaaaagccccctgtggttagGCAATCATTCATAAAAACCCCttgtggtttcatatcataccagtcgataccccgtggtttgaattaacctgaaaaGTGGACGGAAATCGTCAAATATTCGGCGTGTGTCTTAAACGAACTGCAAAGGCGCGTGCATATGCGAAAAACAGATTTCCACCACAAACTTTCACCTGATATGCCTATTTTAGCCTTCACTCTTTAATAATAAGAGACCAGCTTCCGTTTCTTCTGAGTCTTCATTCAATCTGTTTCCAGATTATTCAGTAactactgtagacaccaaatttttagtgtatttttatttactgttatttttatttttcatgctagtttttatttacttttagtcttttatttttgttttaagtcattttagcatagaatttatttttaaaaaaaaaagggggaaacccgcaagcgggtttcaggctatttaacaaattacttaaaaaaaaaaaaatttttttacatgcaagctgcgttgagttgcatatgcccatcggagggccctaggatgcccagcaaacctcccctctcatcctcacccttcaggtgagggtttgagagtatgtgtttgatataaatagaacagaaaagcagcttttagtcattttacataagggggaaacccgcaagcgggtttcaggcaggctatttaacaaattactttaaaaaaaaaaattttacatgcaagctgcgttcttcaaaagggtattttcgtctattcactcaggaaacccgcaagcgggtttcaggcaggctatttaacaaattacttaaaaaaaaaaaaaatttacatgcaagctgcgttcttcaaaagggtattttcgtcTATTCACTCAGCTCCGTCTGTTTTGCCGATTTCCGTCCACttttcaggttaattcaaaccacggggtatcgactggtatgatatgaaaccacagggggcttttatgtatgattgcttaaccacagggggcttttttgttgtttaccctAAGTAATAAGACAATTAAGGTGCTGTTGACTAACTTCAACATCAGTCATCAGTCATATACTAACGGCTAAGCACATTACTTCTAACGGGCATAACTCCattaatttatattaattatataatgAATCATATAATCTAATTCAAAACAGCCCATGTGATAAAAGGGCCCACAAATAGTTTACAATTATTTGCACTTGATCagaaaattataaaagaaatattttcaaaaatacaaaaataacccTAAATAGTTAGCAACTATTTAATGAGTTAGTTTTCATAAAAGCATTCAATTGACCTTTCACATCAATTAAAAACCAAACAAAAGGAACAAATGCAAATAACTAAACCATTGTTACCAATTAGCCCCTAAATAGTAAGGAACTATTAAGACATTGAATTTGAAGACCATGCCTGAAATAGACATTTCTCACTTTTTGGTAGAAAAAACCAGGAAAAAAACTCCTTTCTCTAACAatatagtgacacttggcattCAATTGAGAACTCCAATTGTTCTCTTATCTAGTTGGTAGATATATAACAAAGAGCAAATTATCCATTTGACCCTTGAACTTTTAGTTTAAGTAAAATTAAGCCCCTAACTATTTTTGGGCAACTTTTAGCCCTCAAACTTGTAAAATTGTGCACCCGTGACCCTTTTGGCCAGTATATCCGGTTTTGCAACCCTTTTGACCCTTTTGCAACCGGAAAGCCAATTCACACGAATGGCAGTAATCTGAGTGAAgagggcatttttgtccgcatATTCTAAGCAAAAAGGGAACACCTCCTCCTTTTTCCCATTTCCTAACCTAACCCAACCGCTAACTTATTCAACAAATGAATTGCAGAGGGAAGAGAGAAAAGTCggcaaagaaacaagaaaaagggaagaaggtAAAGTGAAGTGAATGGAAGAAAAAATGCGCAAATATCGTAGCCCTGTGCTTCCTATTTGTCCTTGCGGTAAAATCACGAAGATGATTACTTCTTGGACTGATAGAAATCCAGGGAGAAGGTATGTCGTTTGCTCAGAAGAAGTTGGTGGCTGTGGGTATTGGAATTGGATTGACGACGAGATGTGCCGTCGTTCTATTGAGTTGATACCAGGCCTTCTAAGGCGGATCAATGCaacagaaaagcaaaaagaggAATTTGAAACTGCAGCAGCAAGATCCGAGGCAAAAGCTGCCAAGTTGAAGGCAAAATTAAGAGAAACAGAGGAGCGGATGCTTGCAGATCTCTGAATGTTGCTACTATTGAAGGGGACTGGAGCGGTCCTCAGAGCACACTTCTCTTGGACAAGTCAACTTGTAAGAGTTATGCCTTATGGTCTCTCTCAAAAGATCACCTTCAAGTTGGTGACATAGTGCGTTCACGGAAGGCAGTAAATTCTTGCAGTACTCAGACAATGGCTGTAACAGAAGGAACTGTAGTTGGCTTGGAGAAGGACACTGATCAAGATGGATATGTTCTTGTGCGAATCCCTAGTTTGCCAAACCCTCTTACGTTGAACGTTTCAACTCTTGAAAGGGTTACATTTGGATTTGCTGCTGGGGATTGGGTCCGCTTGATTAAGGAAAATGAAGAACACTTATCTGTGCGTATTCTACACTTCATACAACGTGATGGAGATGTTGCTGTTGGTTTCTTAAGGCTACAAACTTTGTGGAAAGGACATCCTTCTGATCTCCAAATGGCAGAGCCGTATTTTGTGGGGCAGTTTGTGAGGTTGAAGGCAAGTATTGTGAATCCCCGCTTTGAGTGGCCTCGTAAAGGCAGAGGTATGTGGGCAACTGGAAGAATTTCTCAAATACTTCCAAATGGGTGCCTCATTGTGAAATTCCCAGCAATACTTGTAATTGGGGGAGAATGTAAAAGTTTCTTGGCAGATCCAGCTGAAGTGGAGCTTGTCTCTTTCAATACATGTCCTGGAGTAGTGGAGAAGTACCAGCATGCTGAGGATTTTCACTGGGCTGTACGGCCTTTAGCAATTACAGTTGGCTTGTATACAACAGTAAAAGTTGGAGTCTTTGTTGGTAGGAACGTAGGTGCAAAATTCAAGAGCAAAGGCCATACGAATCAGTCACACAATGAAGGCCGTGGTCAAGATGGCCATGGAGGTGGCAGTTCGGCACGTAGGCATTCAGTTGCAAAAATCCTCTTTTAGGGTGGTTCCCCTGCTGGGCGCTTCATCACAACAGGGAGGAGTTGTTCCCTTTTTGCTTAGAATatgcggacaaaaatgccctcCCACTCAGATTACTGCCATTCGTGTGAATTAGCTTTCCGGTTGCAAAATGGTCAAAAGGGTTGCAAAACCGGATAAACTGGTCAAAAGGGTCACCGGTGCACAATTTTACAAGTTTGAGGGCTAAAAGTTGCCCAAAAATAGTTAAGGGGTTTAATTTTACTTGAACTAAAAGTTCAAGGGCCAAATGAATAATTTGTCCTATAACAAAAGGACTCATGAACCAATGTATGTCGGTCAGTTGGTAAGGTCGGATTATTCTTTTAATAAAAGTCATGTGTTTGAATTTTAGCTTCGATTGAACATACTCTCCAGTCCTTATTGATGATCAGAATCGAATTTGCACAaactttttattgaaaaaaaaaaaaaagaactcatgcaaacaaaaaaattaagcCCCAAGGCTAAAGTAGACGTGCAAGtgcgcatatatatatatatatatatatatatatatatataaaggtaGTTATTTTAATCACAGTGTTTCTCACTCTTACGTAGCATGCCTAATTGAAGAGAATTAATGGATTGTGGGTTATTTGGGTTTTACCCATACTGAATCCTATTTGGATTatattatgtgtttatatatatttaaattattcatatttgtataaattcataatcaataaataaataaagaccGTGCTGATGCACGGGTAAAATTCtagtttttcttgaaaaaacAATGAAATTAAGCTCAAGTCTAAGAGGCATAAAATCGAGTTTGTTAACCGCTTaacagatttttgttttttgcctTCCCTTTTACTGTAATAAATGCTTAATAGTCAGATAATTTATATGTAATACCTTCTGTCTGCATAGTTTCTATATAATGGGATagctttgcattttctttttggAGTTTCTGAATTTACACTAGGTAAGCACACAAAAAGGAAGATAGACTCTCTATTCAACCTATAAAATTACTACTTATCCCTAAATTGTGATATTTGTAATAAAAATTAACCTTTTTccgtagaaagaaaaaaataacacCCGACAAGACGCCAAATAGACGAATCCACATAAAAATAGTACTAAACCTCTTGAGCCTCGTACTTCACTCTAAATTTGGCTATTTCTCTGACGGACTTTCCTACAGGGACAATAATTTGTGAATATGTATTTCCCATCTTTTACCTGTCGatatcctttttattttatctaattttttggcattttcttTGCTTTTGATTTTAACTTGGAGAAACTTCTTCTGGATCTGCATCATACTAAGATTTATTCATGGCCGGAACAAATATTAATCATTCTTGTTGTCCTCATTGTAACGTGCCTGCTGGACTCCAGCTTGAAGAGAAAAGGAGAGGATATTGCGACgtcaatccaaaaaaaaaaaaaaaaaaaaagaacttctCAACAAAGTAGTATTAAACTTCTTCTTTTGTATCCTCCGGGGGAAAGAAAATTTCTAAACCAAGCAAACATACTTTTGCTTTTCACTGCCTATTGATTCATTGATGCAAATAATTGTTTATTCAATTTGTCTAACAGATGTCACTCGTTAAAGTATATTTCAGAtgttatatttttgaaaatataaaactaattgaaaaaaataaataaatacgaGGGAGAGTAGGTaagattaaatataaaaaatatatataaatacaagaaaggataataattattagtatgtgtAAATATATGATAAGTTAGGTGAATAATAGGCGTGTTAACGAGTGTCCGTCAGAAAAACCCTTGTTTATTGTGATTTGTGTCAGTGAAATGAAGATGTTTTATTAAATGGAAACAAATTAGGATGACTAACAACAATGTACGAATAATTGAGTTTCCCAGTTTCATATAATTAGTCCATTAATCATGTTGGTTCTCTTCTGATGATCGTGATATGATTTCCTAATTTACAAGGCCAAAAGGTCACTTTTCACGTTTCTTTCTGTTACGCTTTTGACGTATGGTTTTTCCTTCATCGTGGGACAAATCTGATATCTTGGTTTTTATTTCGAAAACCTGATGCGATTTACCatcaaaaaaaaatctcaactcAGGTGGAAAGATGTTAACAGAGGAGGAAGGTACTAATTAAGATATGGTGATCAACTTTTCTCATACGAACCTGCTTGCCGTCATTGGCGTATTATCAATCATTCAGTCCATCGAAACAAGATGCTAGCAGTCAAGAAGAAGCAAAGAAATCGATTGCCCATAATTCAAGGACCAGCTACTAATCTATCAACGGCCTTTTTATAATCCAACATAATTAACCCCATCAACTGAGATCATAGCCTGTATGATGAGAAATTAGAAAGATGCAAAGCAAAAGGCAAAACTATATGATAAAGAGTCCATCAACCCTTATTCTCCTTCGAGTCTTTAGCCAGCTGATGAGCAATCAATGCAACTAATCATTAACGCAACTAACTGAAGTATTATACATGAATGAAAAAGAAGCAGTCAAATAAGCAAGACTTATTTCAACAGTCCCCCTTAGCCAGCTTGGTAAGTAATCGATCAAGAAAAGTAATTACAGGTCCGTCCAACTATATCTATACGTTTAGTGTTCCTTCCATAGTTCGTGGGACAGTGTGTAATATTACTGAGCTAtaatttgtttatattattcATACAATTATAACTTTCTTGCAATTTTATGTGTAGAAaaagttattattattattttgttttttttgactAAGGTCCCGTTTGATAACataattcaacacttaaattcaatggattcagatcttaatacGTTCAAAAgcatttgataaaaaaaaaatagtacatATGaattggcactgaattttctaaataaaacTTGTTTCAAACAATAGGTAATAAGATATTCACTTACCATTTAGTGttatatacactcaaatgtatcggatttagtatttagtaattcAGTAACTTTATAGatttagtttcaaattttagattttagatttcaatttccagatttaaattttatcaaacacatccTAAAAATCTgagttcaaattttcaaaaattgcacagGTGGTctcttttattttaaataatctaTTTTGCCTTTTGACATGTAAAGTGCAGCATTACGATCTCCATTCTCCAACTTAAAACCATATCTATATTTCgttcattttaaaaatattcgtGCTTTCATTTAACCATATAAATGTGTAATAAACTTTCATCTATAATATTTTGTGAATTATACTTcattgtttgaaaaaaaatttaaatttaagtATTGAAAATAACATGCTTCTAAGTTGTATATAAAATAAGAGCGACATATATcataataattataaatttatacATATTTAAGCAATAtgacaataaaattttaataaatttaacgtctcacaaacaaaaataagtttaaaattggTATTAAAGTAGCATAGTTTTAGAAAACTATAGTAAATTTACCGGTATTTTTCATTTCGTAACTTTTTAATATTTCATACTATTTACGTATGAATTTACATATATAATTATGCCGGACATGTACTTTTACATTGAACTTTTAAgcatactttttaaaaaaaattatatatgatATATGTATATATCATATCTCATAGTATTATACTCATCCCGTATTTTACTAACTATGATCTTAACCATCCTGTACTTTGTTAACtattttttcatatttatttatttaaaaaataaatataatttaataaaattataaaattcgAGGCTGACAAATACGTTCCTTTTGCCAactaaaaagaaattaaaaaaaaggagaaaaaagaaggTCCATACATCCCATTCCCAGAAGCAGCAGGCATTCCCCGGTCTGTAACTCTGCCCCACCACTCCATCATCACAGCCACAAAAAGATAATATGAGACAGCTGAAACTGCtgaagcagcag
It contains:
- the LOC113749189 gene encoding E3 ubiquitin-protein ligase KEG-like — protein: MAVTEGTVVGLEKDTDQDGYVLVRIPSLPNPLTLNVSTLERVTFGFAAGDWVRLIKENEEHLSVRILHFIQRDGDVAVGFLRLQTLWKGHPSDLQMAEPYFVGQFVRLKASIVNPRFEWPRKGRGMWATGRISQILPNGCLIVKFPAILVIGGECKSFLADPAEVELVSFNTCPGVVEKYQHAEDFHWAVRPLAITVGLYTTVKVGVFVGRNVGAKFKSKGHTNQSHNEGRGQDGHGGGSSARRHSVAKILF